The stretch of DNA ggaagatggctgctccgggtactggtactggggctcctccggtagctcaacgtctactcacgaataCATGGcaaaaaacaatacacaacataaacatacaagcaaacactaacaaaagctaagaaatagtacatcaatacataaaaacagcacactaaactagtctaaaactattctacgcgtcacaacgatcgcgtggacataaagaacgcctaaaacggagctaaaacgcaaaatctaggcctaaaacaagttccagggacctatttgtaagaaaactggagttccagggggtttctggtccaaaccaaggactaaaacgtaattaaacaacaactctggggtctaacttgcaaaaacagcagccaaggacggcgggttcaaattctaaagagttcagggggctgggcgctaatttctggactaaactgcaatttcttttgaataagggtggactgcgggttgatttcaagaaaACCCAGGGACTCTTTAACTAAAGTGCCAGGGCAAACCGGTAAGTTTGGATCCgggccgttggatctcgatcttgTGGCTCAGATTCATTGGGATTTAGATCTAATCGTGCGCGTCCAAATCAAATCGGACGGATCGGATAGAAAGgggtcaacggcggcggcgcgggtcgccgggaaactccttcccgcggcggcgcctcgccggagagGATCAAATCCGGTGTTCCAGGTGCCAAAATGGCTCGGGTTTGGGTTAGGCGGAAATAGTGTGGCATGCGTAACCCACCTAGGGTTACAGAACGGTGGATTGGGGCTCGGGGCGCGGTActcgacggcgatggcggctctgggcggcgagtCTCGCCGTTGTTGGCGTGGTCCGACTCCTACGGTGCGCCAAGGGCGAAAGCATCTAGCGAAAAAGGGATGGCGGGGCTTGGGGTGCTTACCAAGGTTTGGTCCGGGCGGGGGCGTGAcgcaggtggcgccggcggcgagatccgGCAGTGGTCGCGGGCGGCGCTTCATGGTCCGGGTTGCTGCGGTGGTCCTCCGGGCCTGCTGAATAGTTGAAGAGGTCCGTGCGGGCCCTGTGTAGGTGGTCCAGGGGTCAGAGGGGtgcggaggtcgccggcggcggcaattgCTTGGAAACCCGCTTAATGCGGTGGTGGTCTCCGGCGCAAATTCGGCGCGAGCAGGGCTCTAGGTCGGGGAAAGCGGGACCGAGGAGTCTTCTGGTGCCAAGGCGGAGCGGTGGCGGGGTCTGGCCGGGGCTTCGGTGGAGTGGGGTGGTGTGCCCGCGACGGTGCGGAGCTATGGCGCGGCGGAGCGATGCGGGCGCGgctagctagggtttgggtggcggcgctggaatGGATAGGGGAGGTCCTGGGGTGCGGTCGTGGTTAAGAAGGGTGGGGCCGAgatctgggcgtgcgtgccccggatggaagctcgccggagatctcggcggaAAAGCGCGGCAGTTGTGCTGCGGGGAAGGCggagctgacgggtgggccatGCTGGTCAGCGGGGGCGTGCGAGGCGGGCGTGCGTTGCGAGCGGGCCGTGCGCGGAGTGCGGAGGTGAGCGGGAGGgagtgggccgagcggggagtGCGGAGGTGAGCGGGAGGgagtgggccgagcgggggaggGCGCTGGGCCAGCGCGGGGAAAGAAGTTGGGCCGGCAGGGTAGAGAGAGAAGTGGGCCGGCCGGGTGAGAAGGAAAAAGAGGGTCGCGGGTTGGGCCAAGGAAACTGGGTTTTGGGCTTGGTTTTGGGTTTCTGGTTTCAGGGTTTTTCTcccccttttctatttctatttctaaccaaactcaaatctatttgaattcaaactcctatacaatcaaacaaaagaaaaccatgcaccagcatgaatgcaacaacaagattttaaacttagacaaaattttaattacttgaggaacaaaaattagattaaatgtcATTCTAAACACAACAAACCTTGgaaaattaaacaaagccaattaaatttattataaaaagctgaaatttaaactagggtgttacaggttgCTTATTCGTTAATCCCCAATCCTTGGGTATCTCTAATATTCATACCGGATAGTAGCCCTCGAACGTTTGCTGGGATCTTGATTGGATCTCTCAAAGGGTCCGTCCGCCTATGAATTCCTTTCAGACTTTCCCGTCCCCAGGCTGGGTGCGTGCAAGAGCACCTAGTGGGTGCAGCCCCCAACCTCTTGGTGAATCACAGATTCATGTAGAGGGTTATCGTGTCCTAGGCGCGTCGCCTTCCTCTTGGTCAGGAATGGTCAGAAAATGGTTTCGTCCCTGAGACTGGTGGGTGCGCACGAGGCGCTAGATGTCCCTAGGGGAGAGTGCTCCCTGTGAGGGTGGTGCCCTAGGGAGCTGCCGTTGTGAAGTGGAAAAAAGAGAGCCCCATTGCCAGGGGCCCATCGCCTCCCTTTTATACACCAAGGGAGGGGACAGAGTACAGTAGAgtgaagggggggggggagagagtcTCCTGCTTCTCCCATCACCCTAGGTCCCTCTGGGCGTGTCGTCATCATACTTCCTCTCTGGGGGTGGACTCGTCCCATCATCTGGTCTGCAGAGTGGAGAACGTGAGATGGTCCATGCTGTGGTGCGCACGCCCCTACCCTATACCTACCACGTCATAGGCCACGACGGGAGCGCGTGCCACTGTTCATTGCTTTAGGGCACATCTTGTCATCTGCCATCCCATGTCGTTCGTCAGTTGCCGTGCGGCGCCGGTCGTGCCCAGCTTCCGGTTGGGCACGCTCCTTTTCGCTCGTGCATTGGTCAGGTGAGACGGAGTCTCCTCCTCTTGGTCGGGCGAGGTAAATCCCCCGTCAttggtcgggcgaggcggactcCTTTCGAGGAAGTCAGGTTGTCTTGTCGGGACTTAATTGCCCTTCTTAGATGGGTTTCTTTCGTTAATCCTCAATCTTTGGATATTCCTAATATTGATATCTGATAGGGGGCTTgtcactttctcttcttcctcctcctccctttcaACCATGGCTAAATATGTAGGAGTGGCTCCATGAACTTCATGGAGGTAGGGGGGCGGAGCCCCCTCAGCCCTCTGGTGGATCCGCCACTGTCGCCAACGATAACAAGTGATCCATGTCACTTCATGTTATGAACCGGCAATCAGTTCAACCAACCATAAGAAAATGAAATGTGGGCAAGATTAAGACTTGCTCCGCCATCACATTTTTTATTAAACTATACATCACATCTACATGAATGCATTTTCCGTTTTTAGTTTCGGAGTAAGCAATATAACAAGTCGTCAATTATATCATAGATCCAATATCGACATTTGCTAAAATGtacctcacacacacactatatatatatatatatatatatatatatagtgtggAAAATCTTTCTACACCTGCCTGTATCCAGCGGCGGAACCAGAAAATTTTTGAAGGGGGGCCAAGAGGCTAAGCCAACatatggccatggcggcgggcggcggcgttacTGCGACATATGTACGTCTGCAGTTCGGCTGAGGCATCCGTTAGTTTGTTATACCATTGCAAAAACGATTCAGAGTCTATGTGCCATGTCTGCGGCTAGGGGCGAAGCTACCTCAAAAATTATCATGGTGCAACCGTTAAAGAccataaaaaaattaacaatACATGGTAAATGCAAGTCTAGCTAGTGCTAAATTTTTCATTACCCTGGTGCATCGGTACCAGGCAAACTGTACGTAGCATTAACCCTGGTTGCGGCTCCTCCTAAAATAGCTCTGGTACAGTTTTTTGATGAAGTAGAAACTGAAGTTGTGTTAAAAAATTGTTTCGTAAAACGGCTTCAGTCGCCTAGGATCATGGTAGCCGCGAGAAGCCACAATTTTTTGCTCGCAGACAAAGCCGTTTTATGGCTTTATTCACGGCTCCCATGATAAAATCATTTTGAAAATGATACTTTGACAGAGCTTTCATCAAAAGTCGGTGAGGAAGCTATGCAAAACAGACTACTTTTTGCTTGTAGTTATTACCTCTTAGACTATGTACTTGACTTTAATTGAAAATACAACGTGAGCTACTAGATATTGAATTTGTTGTAGAATCACTTATCTAATTATTTGTTATATACTGCTAAAAAGAGGGaggttcaaattttttttcagcCTTAGAGGGGGCCGTGGCCCCTGCTAGCCTCCCCTGGTTCCGCCGTTGCCTGTATCTACTCCTACAGCACCCGCGTCACCAAGGCGTGCACATTATCGGGCGACAGGCGGACCCGGTAACGGGTAGCGAACCCTCTCTAATCTCCCGTCCCTATCCCTTCACATTCGTCCGCTACCCTGGGGAACGAACGGGCAGCCGCCGCTGAGCGGTGGCGGCGCAAGCGACGTTCCAAAGCTCGGTTCCTGTTCCTCCATCCGCATCCACCCTCCTGCACATCTGTCGGCGACGCGTGGACAACCGGCGGCGTTGGAGAAAACATTCGTCCCTATCTCGATCCCCTTTCCTCCATCTGCATCCGAGGGAtgagcagccggcggcggcggccgcgcataCGAGCTGTTTCTTGGCGAACTCGACGAGGTAAGTATCGATTTGAAGGTTCTGGAATTACGGGTATTAATTTTGTTCTACTCACCTATATGGAATTACGGGTATTAGTTTTGATCTACTCACCAAGATGCAATACGACTGCAGCTTGAGATTTTTTTTCGGCTGATCCTAGCGCATGGCCAGATGGAATGGCATCAGATATGTTCCTGCTTGTGCCCCTCTCATTTATGCGAGCCTGCGCACCATGGAGTTGTTTGGGGGGTGTGAATTCGAAACAGGAGCGCGCTGCCGGGTGCCGGCGTCCTCAGATGGCGATGGGCATGTCCGCTTCACCTGTAGGCCATGCGCAGCCGCAGATGGCACATACACCTTCACAAAGGTATGAATCAGGGTCAACACTATCTGTCTATCTCTCAGATTTTCTTGGTCAGCTGTCACTTTTTTGCATGTTGATTCGAAATCACGTCCAGTACAAACGTATCTGAGTTCCCGAGAACATTTCAAGATGAAAGACATTATTGTCCATGCCTACATACTTGCCACGACGATTAGAAGATTTCAGATTACAGTACATTGGATACATTTTCCAATTGGAATCTCACTTTAACTTTATACAGACAGTTTCATATTAGAGTATGACTGATACGTTGTTCATGTTAGAGTATGACTTGATGCATTTTTGCCGGATTCAATTATCACTTCATAGTTGATACTTTTACTAGGTGCACTCGAGAATTTTTCATCAGATTATAGTATCATTTGATGCATTATGCAGAGAAGCTTATCTTTTGCTATAGACGAATTTAGTTTTATCAAGTTGAGAATACTCTCCGAACATGCATATACTCCTGTAATTGACACTCCCTGTTTTTTGCATGTCAGTTGTCAGGTACATCAGCTCCTCTGGATTGATACTCTGAATTTGGATGGCATAGTCACTGAACATGTTCCTGTTCGCCGATCCAATATTTTTAGATCGTATACCCAATATAGTGATATCATTGGCTGGGGAAGGTATGTGTTCTTGCTATAAACATTCATTTTGTTTTTCAGATAATAGTATCTCTTCATACCAAAATCAGATGATACAAGAGTATCATTTAATACTTTTTTTCCTGATTATAGTTCTGCTGTCCACTGGATGTGTTTTTCTAGATTAGTATCACTCCATACTTTCTAACATACTAGAGTGCAACTGGAAACGCTTTTCAGATTACAATATCACTTGATACTTATTTCCCCATCCATTAGTGTATGTCTTCATACTTTTTTCAGGTTATGGTATCACCGGATACATCTCCCAGATTGTTGTATCATGATTCATgagatactttttttttctgaactgATCATCACAGTCAATGAAATGGATAACCAAGCATGGGAAGTATCAGGCTTACTCCACAGATATTGGAAGCACTGCCCATTTAGAATATATTTGATCTGGAACTATATACGATCTTATTTTGGACTGCAGATTCTTCTTTCAGTCAATATaccagcatttttttaacatctTTAGAAATGATGTAGTATGACATTTCCTTTGTAATATATATTTTGTTCATGATGATATTAATATATCCATTGGAAGTGTTTTTAGTACTGTTTGAAATATATATACACAAACACCTTTCATACGTTTGCCCGTGCGTTGTGTCCTGAGTACACGTATAAAAACATCAATTAATTTAATAATTACTGATATTCACTTGTATATGGACATACTTCTAGTGTACATACATGTATGCGCACATATTCCATGCATCAGTCATCAGTGTACGGATATACTCAAAGGCAGATACCTCTCACGCAAGTGTACAAATTTGAAACCAAGAGAAAAAAGTGGTCCGCCAACCGGCCGTAAATCACGTGATTAGCTATTATCACTCCAAGTTGGGTTCGGTAGTAGGCATCCACAACCCGTTTAGTAGCCTGGTCGATCTGGGCTGGTCAAATGTAGGAAGGAGTAACTATACGCAGGTGTGGAAAAAAtatgtcatatatatatatatatataccctattccatacccgagcccACCGTGCTTCCCCCGTCCCGCCCAGGCCGAACCCACCTGAGCCCACCGGTACCTCCCCCTCCCGCGCCACGCCGAACCAGCGCACCTGGTTTTCTTTGCTTTGCACGCGCCTCGGTTTTTTCCCTTCTCCTCCGAGCATCCTCTGCCAACCTGCCTGTTCGATGGGCATGGAACGGACATTGCCAAGTGGTGGGCCCAGCATGCATTGCTAGCGCACATTGTCAGCGCTCCGCACTACACACCTTAATCATCACGCATTCAGCCTTTGTTACGCAGGCAGCTATTTTTACTTAATAATCCAACTACGTGGACATTCATTTAATATGCAATTGCAAACTAATATATTTTTCCTTGTAAAACATTCAGATCAGGTttgttattcttttttttttctaacgaACTGAACAGTTAGTATTTATGACCAAAATTCTTTGATTTTGAGATTTAAAAATGCCCTGTAATTAAAAGACAGTATTTGTGATTGAACTCAAAACTTTGTCGGTAGGAAGTGGATGTTCTTTATCATTCTGCACATGGCTGAATGATTTACATTCCAAAACAGAAGTGTTTATGCTTTGCTAAACTGACATGGCAGTAAATAGTGAAATAAATGTTGCAGGAAAAGTTGGCTAATATGATCAGACAGTGAATATCTGTTGCACCAAATACTGGATTCGTCACAAGGAAAAAATTGCACTATGCTATTGGCACTTTGGCAGGATATGGGTACAAGCCTGTATACATCCCCACCTAGATGCTCTTGACTGGACTTCGCAAATCATTTCCCAGAACTCAGCAACCAGAATTCTTATCGACCAAAGTGAAAGACTCTTTACCATACAAAAATCTTATAATTCATGACTCAATGCCCTTGTGTTGCCTCAATGCCACAAAGCAGAAGCGCCTATGTTAGCCAGAGTTTGAGTTTCTATTGGTTGTCTGTGCCCATTTCTTTTGCAAGCTTTCACCACTAGATCGTCACCTGCGAGATATCCAATATCAATCAGCAAAAGAACAGGTCTTTGTAAAGAAATCGACCAAAGAATATAGCTAGGCAAAAAGTAGTATCACGAACCACACTGTTTTCAAGTCTAGCTTCAGAACATTTGTAATGATTAGCAAAGTATATTGATCCAAATATATTAATACCCATCAGGCAATCAAACCAAATCATGTCTGCACCTACTACCAAATTAGGATAGGAAAATCTAATCAGCATCCCTCGGGTGAATATTTATACCAGGTGGTAAGGAGCAATGGAACTAGCTCTGATTAGGATACCATGCTAATATCAAGAAGAGAAACTTTGTTGAATTGCATGAAAACAAAAGAGTGACCTGTGACCCCCTAGTTCTGGCAAATAATTATTGTTTTTCTAATATACAAGCATACTCTATTGATTTATCTATAttattattcaaaaaattatcACCATCATTATGCATCTAAAGAGTCTGAATAAAGGCAGTTTCTCTAGAAAGAAACCTTTCAGAAAGAAACTTTTCAGATATAAGTTTGCTGCAACAACACGCATCTGGACATCACCCTCTGAACAAAAACATGCTGTATATTTGAATTCTCAATAGGCACTCATATTCACAACAGGTACTCAACAGCCAAACTCTACAAGAAAGCAATGATTGGTAATAAGTTGCTTGGTTCAGGAGACAATAAGCAGCAAAATGGTATGTAATTACGTCATGAAGCAATATAGACCAATCAGATCTCAAATAGTTTGCTTAGATTTATTTAAGGTGGAATCAAATCAAGTAGTGGTGCAGGCAAATTGGATGGGAGATGCAGAGTTGCAGACTGAGTGGGCATGCTGCCAACTGAAGAGCAACCGTTCAGGAAAGAGGAGGGGCAGCGACACATATGGTTGATTTATCTAAAATTTAATAACAAAACTGAGTACATTTTGCTAAAGATTGGTACATGATTGCATTCATTAACACACAGCACAAGTTCATTTTTCATTGACTCTATTTCTACAATCTGCCATAGTATGCTCACAGCCTCCTAATCTCATGGCATGGTTCATTTGGATACAGTTTCACAAGTGGATGCTGTTAACAATGGTAAATCTATGATCTAACATTGGTCTACACATGATGGGATATAATACCAAAATTGGCAAATCCTAATCAGTTCCAGTTGAACAGTTTCCCTAAAGAAAAATTCAGTATCAGCTAAAACAACAGTTGGTCAATAGCAAAGACATGTGCTAAAAGAGTATATGGCAGCTCGTCGCCACAAGAATCAGCACCAGGACACCCTATGGTGCCCGTACACCCAATCAAAACTTTATAATCTGCAATACATGACATCAAGCTCGCGGTTAAGCTCAGAACCACAGGTCACCTCATCAATGAACTGCAGAATTGCAGAGAAGTCTATCTGAATCTCAGACTCAGGATGAACTGATTATCGATAATGCTGGTGGACAGGTTCCTTTAAGACTACTGCAGTCAGCAAGTCAATATGCATTAACCTTTGTGTCATTGTGTGAGGAAAAGGAAATTTATCAGGATGTCATCACCAGCAAGGGACTTTATCTAAACAAATAGATAAAATCAGGTCAGCTGAAATAACAGAGACAACATGTTCTTTTATCCATACTTTACTAGCTTATTTACGGTCAATTAGTTAGTAAGATAATGCGGGGACTTGCAACTAGTGGAATGTACCTTACCTTCTCTGATGGACTTCATTTCCATGTGCAAAATTCATCTGGTGCACTGTCAGCTGCAGTGTAATAAGTGCTTGCCCAGCTTAAACTGCAATTCACAATCCAATATGAGTTCATCAGatacaaaggaaaaaaaatcaaatttgaaGAACGACACACTGGTAGGAAGCTGTACTTATCGGTTCTATCCCTGCATCTAATTGGATCCGCATTTGTTAGCCACTCAACCAGGGATTTCTGCTAGAATCTCGTGCGGGGTGTGGAAATCCAATCATCCGGGAGAGTGTGTGATGTAGGTTGTCCAAATATAATACCTGTTGAGAATGGAGTTGAAAACTATATACCATAACTCATTTCATCAAAACTGTGTACAAACAAAAATATTTGGGTATTAATGCAATAACGAAAACTTACGATCAGGAGACAAGCACAGTCATAAATTGTTGCAGGAGGGCTTCACGTCTCATTTATTCAGTCAAATCCATGGCGAAGGAAAAAGATGGGAACCTGCAGTCGCGTAAGAACAACCTGAAGTTCGATTACAGTACTGGCGACCCACCTAGGAAGTCGATCTGCCAACGAAATTGGAAGCAGGTGCATGCGAAAGAGCTACGAACCTGGCGCCGCCGATCTTCAACGCTGTGAATCTGTCTCCAAACCCAGGCGAGATCGGGATGGGAAAATGGCAAATTGCCGACAGAGAGTGGGGGAAGAGGGGTTGGATGGGGGCTGGGGCGCTTGTTACAGGGTCGGCGCGAGATCGACGATGAGAGCAACGGCGGTGGCAGGGGTATTACTGTCCTGGTCGACGGCGAAGGCAACTGCGGTGTCGGGAATGAAGAGGTTGGCCAGCAGCCGGCGGCTGGCGGCGCCATCCCCCGCAGCGGCGTCGGGAAACGGATCGCGATCGAGCGACGGGAA from Panicum virgatum strain AP13 chromosome 9K, P.virgatum_v5, whole genome shotgun sequence encodes:
- the LOC120651253 gene encoding uncharacterized protein LOC120651253; this translates as MSSRRRRPRIRAVSWRTRRDGMASDMFLLVPLSFMRACAPWSCLGGVNSKQERAAGCRRPQMAMGMSASPVGHAQPQMAHTPSQSCQVHQLLWIDTLNLDGIVTEHVPVRRSNIFRSYTQYSDIIGWGRLWYHRIHLPDCCIMIHEILFFSELIITVNEMDNQAWEVSGLLHRYWKHCPFRIYLIWNYIRSYFGLQILLSVNIPAFF